TCGGCCGCGCAGACATGGGAGATCGTCACCGATCCGCCGGCTACGTTCGGCAACGCCGGCAAGCTCCCCGTGATACTCTCGCTTGGTTGCTTTACCGGAGACTTCGCCTCCGGAAACGGCTCCGAAAGTGATTTGCGCTCTTTCAGTGAGCAACTGATTCTGGACAACCTGAATGGCGGAATTGTGCACTGGGGAGCGTCATCGAGCGGTACGATCGGTGCGTCGGCTGCGCTGAGCGATGAAATCCACACCAGCGTCTTCGTAGACTCGCTGCGATTGATGGGGGAGATACTGCGTGTTGCCAAGGGCCGCTTTGCCGACCGTTTCACCGATCCCCTTTCGGTGAAACACCTGCTTCAGTATGGACTCATTGGTGATCCCGCGACGCGGCTGGCGATCCCTGTCCAGCCTGACTTTCGAATGCAGCCTGAGCAGATATCGATCCGGCCGTTGACTCCAATTCCCGCCGACTCGAACCTGACAGTCACTGTTCGTCTGGAAAACCTGGGGCTCGCACCAGCCGACAGCGTGGTCGTACGAACATCGCGCCGCAGACCAGACCAGAGTACAGACGTGCAGCAATTGCTCGTTCCATCGTTCGGCCTGACCTCAGATCAGATAGTGCAGTTCAGCATTAACGACGAAGATGTAGGCGAACACACGATTTCGGTCGATGTCGATTCGGATAACCGATTTGAAGAAGTTGACGAACTGAACAACGGTGCCGACCGATCCGTTAATGTGTTCGCCACCGGCTTGTCCATCATCGCACCGCCTCCCCTGGGACTGGTAGACACGGTGGCTCCAACCCTCCGCGTCACGGCGTCGCGTCGCGAGCCGGGCACCATCCCCATCGTCTTCGAGCTGGACACGGACGTAGCGTTTTCGTCTCCAGGGCTTCAGACGTTCAGCACCGGCGCCGCCGGCCTGGTGGCGGAGTGGCAGCCGGCGGGGCTCCGTGACGATAGTACCTATTTCTGGCGAGCACGCATCGACGACGGTAGTTCGTCGTGGCAGAGCGGTTCGTTCACCATCGATACCGGCCTGGGCAAGAACGGCTGGATGCAGAGATCCCTGTTATTCGATGAGAACGAGACGGACGGGTACCTTGACTGGACGACGGCCGGATGGTCACTGCGCGAGTTTGATCGCGAGGTAAGCGCCGCCGCCGAACGAGGCAGCGGTATCTGGCAGGGCCAGTTCGTCGTCTCCGGTCAGCGAATCGAACGGCTGACACTCGGTTTCGGACTTCTCGTTATTGATGGTAAGACGGGAGCGCTCAAGAGCCACACCTCAGCCGCAACCTACCCGAATGACTTCTTCGACGACATCGCTGCCTACGATACACTCGCTGCACAGGCGTCACGTATCGTCGACGGCGATCATGTATTTGTTCGGACTCGGCACCTGGGCAACAAGACCGGGCTGGTGGAAATCCCGGACAGCATCAAGACCATATTCCGCGATCTGCACAGCGTCGCTATCGACACGCTGACGTATCGAGACGTCTGGATCATGTTCTCGCGCAAGGGTTTTCCGGCAGAGACCAGAGAATGGGTCCCACCTGTCAGCGTCAATGAGATCGTCCGGGATACAGTACTGCAGTTTACCTTCGGCCGCGGAGCAACGGCCACGCCAGCAATCGGTCCGGCTCAGGAGTGGAAGTCTTTTGGCTGGGATCGAGAATCCATGAGTCCTTCGTCGCGGGTTACGCTAGACATTGTTTCTGTGAACAGCGATCAGGTTCTCTTTGCCGGCATTGAGCCGAGTGACGATGTGGATCTTGCCTCTATTGATCCCACCGACCATCCATACCTGGCACTTCGAGGAAATTTTCTCGACTCCACGAACACGGGTACTCCGCAGCTGCAGCAGTGGCACGTCGAGTACACCCCGGTGGCGGAGCTCGCTCTCGATCCCCTCATGTCATCAATCGCCCCAGACACCGTACGTGAAGGACAAACGATCGACGTCTCGTCGGCTGTCGAGAATCTTTCCGATCTCGCTGCACTATCCACACATGTCGACTACTTCCTGACGACAGCGTCTAACCAGAGACTGCACCTGGGAACGGATACGCTTTCTGCTTTGACGGGTCGAGAGGCATCTGCTGCCGCCCTGGTCGTCGACACTCGCGGCCTTGTGGGCGACAACAACCTTGAGGTCAGGCTGAGCCAACCGGGATATGTTGAGCCCATCCTCTTCAACAACGTTCTCGTGTGGCCTTTCCATGTTCAGCGCGACACACAGGCACCGACCGTGGAAGTTCTTATCGACGGGGACGTGTTTCCCCCGGATCCAGACCCCGTTGTGAATCTGCAGGATCCGGCACTTCCGTTTGTTGCGCTGGCTCCGACGGTCGAGATCTTCGTTAACGACGAGAATGAGTTCCTCTCCTTGCAGGGCGACACGACCATTGTGCGCGTGTATCTGGACGGCAAGGAGATCCCCGCAGCTGATCTCTCCTTCGGACCGGGCAAGCGCCAGTCCGACCGCGCTACAATACGGTTCTCGCCAGATCTACCGGCCTCCGACACGACTCATACGATCATCGTCGAGGCGTTCGACGCGACAGGCAATCCGGCGTCCGACAATCCCTACCAGGTGCATTTCCGTACGCAGACCTTCGTCGAAGTGGAGCGCGTGTACCCGTATCCGAATCCGATGAGTTCGTCAACGGTCTTCGCGTTTCGACTCCTCGGCGCTGACGCGTTCTCTATCGACGACTTCAGGCTGAGGATCTATACCATAAATGGGCAGCTCGTGCGCGAGTTTGACTTGATTGAAGATCCGTCCACACTGGAGTCGGGAGCACTGAAGGTCGGATGGAACAAGATCCGATGGGACGGCCGGGACGAGGATGGCGATCTGGTCGCGACGGGCGTATACCTCTACAGGGTATTTGCGTCAGCACAGGACGAATCGATTCATTCGGGCGAAGGCTGCGCGGGAGATCGCTCCTGTCGAACGGCCTCCGCGCCGGTCGAGAAACTGGTCGTGATTCGATAGATCCGTCCGATCCTAGAGACCGTAGGAGGCATTGACGGCGCCCCGCCAGCGGAATAACTCTGCCTCTATCCGGTCGTGCTGTTGATCATCGATCTTGCCCGCCAGGTCGACCGTTTCTTTCGGGTCCGACACCACGTTGAACACCTTCATTTCCTGACGCCGAAAGAAGTACAAGTACTTGAGCGAGTCTCGCAACAGTGCCATGGACTGATTCGCCGAGGCACTCAGCATCACCGTCGTCCTTCTCTGGCCTCTAGCCGCCGACAGCCCCGGCGTTGCTTCACCTGAAACGGTGACTCCCATCAGATCCAGAATGGTCGGGAAGACATCGATGAGTTGAAGCGGGCCCCTCACCACACTTCGCTTCGCTCTCGACCCGGGTGCGTACAGGATGAACGGCACCCTGATTGCGTCCTCCCAGAGAAAGTGGCAATGAGGAAAGGTGGCGCCATGCTCTCCGAACAGTTCACCGTGATCCCCGACGATCGCAAAAACAGTCTCTCCGGTCAGGCCTCGCGTCTCGAACTCTCCAAACAAGGTCTCGATCACTGAATCGGTGTATCGAAGGGCGTTGAGATACCGGTTGTAGCTTTCGTTCTCATCAAAATCGGAGTAGAGATCAATAGAAGCGGGCAGCACGTACGGATGGTGCGATGCATTGGTGTGATACGCAACAAGGAAGGGTGCCCCCTCCTGCCGGACGGCGTCGATCCAGTCGAGACTCGGAGAAACGAACACTTCATCGGCCGCCCCTGAGTAGTTCAGGCTAGCGGCTCGACCTGCCGACAGATCCCGACCATCCATTACACGATCGAAGCCCATATTTCCGACCATCTCGCGTTCACCCCGTGATTCGACGAAATCGACCGCCGAGAAGAACGCGCTCCTGTAGCCCAGTCCGCTCATCATCCCCGGCCACGAAGGTCTTCGTATTTCCGAATACAACAGCCGCGCGGTGATGGGCGGCGCAACGCCGTAGAACAGACTGATGAGCGACTCAGATGTACACGGTGTTGTCGGATACATGCGCTCCACGACAAGGGACCGGTCGGAGAGTCGCTCGACAAACGGCATCACGCCACGCA
The Rhodothermales bacterium DNA segment above includes these coding regions:
- a CDS encoding sulfatase-like hydrolase/transferase, producing the protein AFGGFKGILGKGMAIFSWDIFLLALFVLASQPLMMVQGKPWRFLCRMIVFATCWILMMVALADLGYFITTGTNANWPLLQFVLRNPGLALPAITGGLSALQMLLLAMPLILVIAAIVTSALTDSQHSFSASHSERQYPVPLGVALIALICALLIPDRVATDISRPFVHNPVIEIVREIIRKPVWNRGDVMPDPSAVSLTDYPPGTSLKAGRAARPNIVLIIVESGRASAMPPFGDVRGVMPFVERLSDRSLVVERMYPTTPCTSESLISLFYGVAPPITARLLYSEIRRPSWPGMMSGLGYRSAFFSAVDFVESRGEREMVGNMGFDRVMDGRDLSAGRAASLNYSGAADEVFVSPSLDWIDAVRQEGAPFLVAYHTNASHHPYVLPASIDLYSDFDENESYNRYLNALRYTDSVIETLFGEFETRGLTGETVFAIVGDHGELFGEHGATFPHCHFLWEDAIRVPFILYAPGSRAKRSVVRGPLQLIDVFPTILDLMGVTVSGEATPGLSAARGQRRTTVMLSASANQSMALLRDSLKYLYFFRRQEMKVFNVVSDPKETVDLAGKIDDQQHDRIEAELFRWRGAVNASYGL